One genomic region from Prunus persica cultivar Lovell chromosome G3, Prunus_persica_NCBIv2, whole genome shotgun sequence encodes:
- the LOC18782837 gene encoding ABC transporter B family member 15, which yields MSSSEKTSYEVEKKKKKNGSIRSIFMHADGVDKWLMTLGLLGAIGDGFTSRLVIVLCSRVINNMGRADRAGASDLDARNLRHNINKNGMLAFVYLALASWVACFLEGYCWTRTAERQAARMRSRYLKAVLRQDLGYFDLHETSTSEVVTSISNDIQIIQDVLSEKVPDFVSKVSTFVAGYTVAFFIVWELAMLGLPFSLLLVVPGWICGRTLTELAKKRREECIKAGTIAEQAISSIRTVYAFVGENNTIQKFSAALHGTIKLGLRQGLVKGLAIGSSGTIFSIWAVMSYSGSRMIIYHGALGGNVLAVGVSIVNGGLAMGSALSNLKYITEACSAGERIMEVTKLVPQIDSDNMGGKILENFSSEVEFKQVKFAYPSRPDGIILNNFCLNIPAGKTVALVGPSGSGKSTVISLLQRFYDPLEGEISLDGIAIDKLQLKWLRSQMAAVSQEPSLFSTTIKENILFGKEDGTSEEVIEAAKASNAHNFISQLPQGYDTQVGERGIQVSGGQKQRIAIARALVGKPKILLLDEATSALDSESERLVQEALYKAAMGRTTIVIAHRLSTIRNADVIAVMQNGSVTETGSHDELIQNQNGLYASFVRLQQIPKETSEDQCHCNNSINSPALPSSASQLNSTPQDAGLDCTAATAKENPNNMIKPRASLWRLMSMSLPEWKQAILGCLSAVLFGAVQPVYGFVMGTTISVFFLTNHDEMEEKIRTFALCFFGLSVFSMLINIIQHYNFAYMGELLTNRIREMLLSKIFTFEVEWFEHRQNSSGAICSRLTKEAEMVRSLVGDRMGLLIQTISGVAIAWTMGLIIAWRLAVVIIAVQPIVIASLYAKRVLLKTTSTKAIKAQEESCKLAAEAVSNIRTITAFSAQNTILKMLEKAQEGPRRESMRQSWVAGIGLGFAQCITILNWGVSFLWGGMLVNKGHVTARAVFETITILVTTGRTIADAGSMTSDLAMGLYAIGSIYSILDRTTKMEPQVPQEKQVENITGQIQFRDVDFAYPTRPNALIFQRFSTEMEAGKSTALVGQSGSGKSTIIGLIERFYDPIKGVVEMDGRDLKTYNLRSLRKHMALVSQEPTLFGGTIRENIVYGASDETDETEIAEAAKAANAHDFISGLKDGYDTSCGDKGVQLSGGQKQRIAIARAILRNPAVLLLDEATSALDSQSEKAMQEALERLRLGRTSVVVAHRLSTVHNCDLIVVIEKGKVVEKGTHSSLLAKGPAGAYYSLVNQPGPKTQP from the exons ATGAGCAGTTCAGAGAAAACTAGTTATGAagtagagaagaagaagaagaaaaatgggtCAATAAGGTCCATTTTCATGCATGCGGATGGAGTTGACAAGTGGTTGATGACACTGGGGTTGCTTGGAGCCATAGGCGATGGCTTCACTTCACGTCTGGTGATTGTTTTATGTAGCCGGGTGATAAACAATATGGGCAGAGCAGACAGAGCTGGAGCCTCAGATTTGGATGCACGTAATTTGCGCCATAACATCAATaag AACGGAATGCTAGCGTTTGTGTACTTAGCTTTGGCCTCATGGGTTGCTTGCTTCTTAG aGGGATATTGTTGGACACGAACAGCAGAAAGACAAGCTGCAAGAATGAGAAGCAGGTATTTGAAAGCAGTGTTAAGGCAAGACTTGGGCTACTTTGATTTACATGAAACCAGCACCTCGGAGGTCGTCACTAGTATCTCAAATGATATTCAGATCATTCAAGATGTTCTCAGTGAAAAG GTGCCAGATTTTGTAAGCAAAGTGTCTACGTTCGTTGCGGGTTACACGGTAGCATTTTTCATAGTGTGGGAACTGGCTATGTTGGGGCTCCCATTTTCCTTGCTTCTGGTAGTTCCTGGTTGGATTTGTGGAAGAACTTTAACAGAACTagcaaaaaagagaagagaagagtgCATTAAAGCTGGGACAATAGCAGAGCAGGCAATATCTTCCATTAGGACTGTTTATGCATTTGTTGGAGAGAACAATACCATTCAAAAATTCTCTGCAGCTCTACATGGAACTATTAAGTTGGGGTTGAGGCAAGGCTTGGTTAAAGGCTTGGCCATTGGTAGCTCTGGCACTATCTTTTCCATTTGGGCTGTCATGTCTTACTCTGGTAGCAGAATGATTATATACCACGGCGCGCTCGGAGGAAATGTTTTAGCAGTTGGCGTCTCAATAGTCAATGGGGGATT GGCAATGGGTTCTGCTTTATCAAATCTCAAGTACATAACTGAAGCATGTTCAGCTGGCGAGCGTATTATGGAAGTTACAAAACTAGTTCCCCAGATTGATTCAGACAACATGGGAGGCAAAATTCTGGAAAATTTTTCAAGTGAAGTTGAATTTAAACAGGTCAAGTTTGCCTACCCATCAAGGCCTGATGGCATCATACTAAACAACTTTTGCCTAAACATACCAGCAGGAAAGACAGTTGCTTTGGTAGGTCCTAGTGGCTCAGGAAAATCCACAGTGATTTCACTGTTGCAAAGGTTTTATGACCCTCTTGAGGGAGAGATTTCTCTAGATGGGATTGCCATTGATAAGCTGCAGCTCAAGTGGCTAAGATCACAAATGGCAGCAGTAAGCCAAGAGCCTTCTCTGTTCTCAACCACCATTAAGGAGAATATACTCTTTGGCAAGGAAGATGGTACAAGTGAGGAAGTAATTGAGGCTGCCAAAGCTAGCAATGCTCATAATTTCATATCTCAGCTGCCTCAAGGATATGATACCCAG GTTGGTGAGAGGGGCATTCAAGTGTCAGGAGGACAGAAGCAGAGGATTGCCATCGCAAGAGCATTAGTTGGAAAACCCAAGATCCTTCTTCTTGATGAGGCCACCAGCGCATTAGACTCTGAGTCAGAGAGGCTTGTTCAAGAGGCTCTCTACAAGGCAGCCATGGGCAGAACAACCATAGTCATCGCACACCGCCTGTCCACCATTCGAAACGCCGACGTTATTGCCGTCATGCAAAATGGTAGCGTCACAGAAACTGGCTCACACGACGAGCTAATACAAAACCAAAATGGGCTTTACGCATCATTTGTCCGTCTCCAACAAATTCCAAAAGAAACTTCAGAAGATCAATGTCACTGCAACAACAGTATAAATAGTCCCGCTCTTCCATCATCTGCGAGCCAATTGAATTCGACCCCCCAGGACGCTGGATTGGACTGTACTGCTGCTACTGCTAAAGAAAATCCAAACAACATGATCAAACCCAGAGCTTCATTGTGGAGATTGATGTCTATGAGTCTTCCAGAATGGAAGCAAGCGATTTTAGGGTGTTTGAGTGCTGTTCTTTTCGGAGCGGTTCAGCCGGTGTACGGATTCGTCATGGGGACCACGATATCAGTGTTTTTCTTGACAAATCATGATGAGATGGAAGAGAAAATAAGGACTTTTgcgttgtgtttttttgggcTCTCCGTTTTCTCAATGCTGATTAATATCATCCAGCATTACAACTTCGCTTACATGGGAGAGCTCTTGACCAATCGGATTAGGGAGATGCTGCTTTCAAAGATATTCACTTTTGAAGTTGAATGGTTCGAGCACCGACAAAACTCCAGCGGTGCCATTTGCTCTAGGCTCACCAAAGAAGCTGAAATG GTGAGATCCTTAGTGGGTGATAGAATGGGTCTCCTTATACAAACCATCTCAGGCGTCGCCATAGCATGGACAATGGGGCTAATAATAGCATGGAGACTTGCCGTGGTCATTATTGCCGTCCAACCCATAGTCATTGCCAGCCTGTATGCAAAGCGagtcctactcaaaacaacgTCCACAAAAGCCATTAAAGCCCAAGAGGAAAGTTGCAAGCTTGCTGCCGAGGCAGTCTCCAACATCCGCACCATCACTGCCTTCTCAGCCCAGAACACAATTCTGAAGATGCTAGAAAAGGCCCAAGAAGGCCCACGTAGAGAGAGCATGAGACAGTCGTGGGTCGCGGGTATTGGGCTCGGGTTTGCCCAGTGCATCACAATTCTCAATTGGGGTGTCAGCTTTTTGTGGGGAGGCATGCTTGTCAACAAGGGCCATGTCACAGCAAGAGCAGTCTTTGAAACCATCACAATTTTGGTCACCACCGGCCGAACCATAGCCGATGCTGGAAGTATGACATCAGACCTTGCCATGGGTTTGTATGCAATCGGGTCCATTTATAGTATCTTGGACCGGACCACAAAAATGGAGCCCCAAGTTCCTCAAGAGAAGCAAGTAGAAAACATAACGGGTCAAATTCAATTTCGTGACGTGGATTTTGCATACCCAACTAGACCCAATGCGTTGATCTTCCAACGCTTTTCGACTGAGATGGAAGCAGGAAAATCTACGGCGTTGGTGGGACAAAGTGGGTCAGGCAAATCGACCATCATCGGATTAATTGAGAGATTCTACGATCCAATCAAAGGAGTGGTGGAAATGGACGGCCGAGATTTAAAGACGTACAACCTTAGATCGTTGCGGAAACACATGGCGTTAGTCAGCCAAGAGCCAACGTTATTTGGTGGGACCATAAGAGAGAACATTGTATATGGAGCGTCCGATGAGACGGACGAGACGGAGATCGCGGAGGCCGCAAAGGCAGCGAACGCTCACGATTTTATCAGCGGATTAAAGGACGGATACGACACGTCGTGTGGGGATAAAGGGGTGCAGCTATCTGGGGGTCAAAAGCAACGGATAGCAATAGCCAGGGCAATACTAAGAAACCCAGCGGTGTTGCTATTGGACGAGGCCACCAGCGCGCTCGATAGCCAGTCGGAGAAGGCGATGCAAGAAGCGCTGGAGCGGTTGAGGTTGGGGAGGACTAGCGTAGTGGTGGCCCACAGGTTAAGTACCGTACATAACTGTGATCTTATTGTTGTGattgaaaaaggaaaggtGGTGGAGAAAGGGACCCACTCTTCCCTGCTGGCTAAGGGGCCCGCAGGTGCTTATTACTCCTTGGTCAATCAGCCTGGTCCAAAGACACAGCCTTAG
- the LOC18783968 gene encoding uncharacterized protein LOC18783968: protein MTRRDKPPPPSSSRRRSERRACRRRHVADGGADSSVQLPRPSAPKTIYSYLEGLYERRGSDREEALASIIGVLNSRLEHDFLENNFASFLYRGLNSFKKGSSKEKQLSLHLVGLLAMIVGYEDKVSEVYRELLPVLSKAPKSGTTAVKVLDCLGIVAFFGATNSEDIQNAMQIIWKFIHADQSDANEEKHSAAVLVAAINAWLFLLTSVEGWRLRHNNWNGAIDYFSTLLLKHDDKLVRVAASEALALIFETGSLEKFWGEGKERSYSHMQQLLRESIVANDIREVVKYFGNFQCPGTSLTVNGKDLKLSSWYQKIQLQFLKGFLAEGFELQVKENEKLQNLFEFNPHRIINSGRELYVSTTDKISVSFFLPEERDPEKLTKEDRKKQKIWRNSVLKKAQTQLMTKHRRLSEEMNRSDYD from the coding sequence ATGACGAGAAGAGACAAACCTCCCCCGCCTTCAAGCTCCCGAAGGCGCAGCGAAAGAAGAGCTTGTAGAAGAAGACATGTTGCTGATGGTGGCGCTGACAGCTCTGTCCAACTGCCTCGGCCATCGGCACCGAAGACAATTTACAGTTACTTAGAAGGGTTGTACGAGAGAAGAGGATCCGACCGAGAGGAGGCACTCGCTTCAATAATTGGGGTGTTAAATAGCAGATTAGAGCATGACTTTCTAGAAAATAATTTCGCAAGTTTTCTATACAGGGGCTTGAATTCCTTCAAAAAGGGTTCCTCCAAGGAGAAGCAGCTATCACTTCATCTCGTAGGGTTGCTTGCCATGATCGTTGGCTATGAGGATAAAGTGTCTGAAGTGTACAGGGAGTTGCTTCCGGTTCTTTCTAAAGCTCCGAAATCTGGAACCACGGCAGTGAAGGTATTAGACTGTTTGGGCATTGTGGCTTTTTTTGGTGCAACCAACTCAGAGGATATTcaaaatgcaatgcaaattATATGGAAGTTCATTCACGCTGATCAATCTGATgcaaatgaagaaaagcattcgGCGGCGGTCCTAGTTGCTGCAATAAATGCTTGGTTGTTTCTACTTACGAGCGTGGAAGGATGGAGACTCAGACACAACAACTGGAATGGAGCCATTGATTACTTCTCAACCCTGTTGTTAAAGCATGATGATAAATTAGTCCGTGTGGCTGCTAGTGAAGCACTAGCTTTGATTTTCGAAACCGGTAGTTTGGAAAAGTTCTGGGGAGAAGGAAAGGAACGTAGCTATTCACATATGCAACAATTACTGAGGGAGAGTATCGTTGCAAACGACATCCGCGAAGTTGTGaaatattttgggaattttcaATGCCCGGGAACATCATTGACAGTCAATGGAAAAGATCTAAAGCTGTCATCATGGTATCAGAAGATCCAGTTACAGTTTTTGAAGGGTTTTTTAGCTGAAGGGTTCGAACTACAAgtgaaggaaaatgaaaaattacagAATCTGTTCGAGTTCAATCCACATCGAATTATAAATTCAGGCCGAGAATTGTATGTGTCCACCACTGATAAAATCAGtgtctctttctttttacCTGAAGAAAGAGACCCTGAAAAATTAACAAAGGAAGAtcgaaagaaacaaaagatttGGAGAAACTCTGTTCTCAAGAAGGCACAGACACAATTAATGACCAAACATCGCCGTTTGTCTGAAGAAATGAACCGCTCCGACTATGATTGA
- the LOC18782063 gene encoding polyamine-modulated factor 1-binding protein 1 isoform X1, producing MAGSDPRKHLFNLIHDFASEKSHGERRVVGLRKRIEELRSELEVANAELEEAKRSKETIEQDLKGYEVELHMNEATIQTLESRISLTQDEISTVGSDLDALKNKKGASRDEFISQMFEINTQIRKFQESIARKIDKLLYNGSTEEEDPKLVKEEVTEGALSTLEDMLAGVISQTTEVEEEFKSEQNIEKQVQQALIDCERKVFLMEEMLEATKALQDLTRQTSELEQICATVGEKLQRRCICPSCHLDNVGVLGGLMESSEAN from the exons ATGGCGGGAAGTGACCCACGGAAGCACCTCTTCAACTTAATTCACGATTTCGCCTCCGAGAAGTCGCACGGAG AGCGAAGAGTGGTAGGTCTGAGGAAGCGAATTGAAGAGCTCCGATCTGAGCTAGAGGTTGCAAATGCAGAGCTCGAGGAAGCCAAGCGCAGCAAGGAAACTATTGAGCAAGATCTTAAAGGATACGAAGTTGAATTGCATATGAATGAAGCTACGATTCAAACGCTAGAG TCAAGGATTTCTCTGACTCAAGACGAGATTTCCACAGTCGGATCGGATTTGGATGCTCTTAAG aacaaaaaaggggCTTCGCG AGATGAGTTTATAAGCCAAATGTTTGAGATCAACACTCAGATAAG GAAGTTCCAAGAGTCAATTGCTCGAAAAATTGACAAGCTCTTGTACAATGGAAGTACAGAAG AAGAAGATCCCAAACTAGTGAAGGAGGAGGTTACTGAAGGTGCTTTAAGTACACTTGAAGATATGCTTGCTGGTGTAATATCTCAGACAACTGAAGTGGAAGAAGAATTCAAATCAGAACAGAACATTGAAAAGCAG GTCCAGCAGGCGCTGATTGATTGTGAAAGGAAGGTATTCTTGATGGAGGAGATGTTAGAAGCAACAAAAGCATTGCAGGACTTGACAAG GCAGACTTCTGAATTGGAACAGATTTGTGCTACCGTTGGTGAGAAGTTGCAGAGGAGATGCATATGTCCCAGTTGTCATTTAGACAATGTGGGGGTCCTGGGTGGATTAATGGAGTCAAGTGAGgcaaattaa
- the LOC18783584 gene encoding LOW QUALITY PROTEIN: type I inositol polyphosphate 5-phosphatase 4 (The sequence of the model RefSeq protein was modified relative to this genomic sequence to represent the inferred CDS: inserted 2 bases in 2 codons): protein MDSENHNPRRRFRKWFKGKHKRADHNQLSQVSDGGEDESEDYLDDILFQSMEMDPCTSTIELRVFVGTWNVAGKSPIGSLAVDLDEWLNLKDAADMYVLGFQEIVPLKTRNVIGAEDPTEARNWNLLIGKTLNXRYGCPWLTXIWHPIPSENYHYTSMREQSRSQHENPKGVSKYKLMASKKMVGVFISVWMKSDLVSKYYISNVKVCSVACGIMGYLGNKGSVSVSMTIEGTSFCFVVAHLASGEKKGDEGRRNHQVSEIFRRTSFPRSPADDDIPHPLTILGHDRIFWFGDLNYRLYLEDNSARQLIKKLDWRALQEFDQLRREREYGGVFQGWDEGAIEFAPTYKYSSSNCNRYSGGVPSRSGEKQRTPAWCDRILWYGKGLTQLSYFRSESKFSDHRPVSALFSTQVEVVNSTNPRVVSRHTILPTIPPPVETEQSNHDEAESTLISLIIKDLEASPTHNTRCIEQIDDSDCS, encoded by the exons ATGGACAGCGAGAATCATAATCCAAGAAGACGGTTCAGAAAGTGGTTCAAGGGAAAGCACAAGAGAGCTGACCATAATCAACTGAGTCAAGTTTCAG atgGGGGTGAAGACGAAAGTGAAGATTACTTGGATGATATTCTCTTTCAGTCCATGGAAATGGATCCATGCACTTCAACAATTGAGTTGAG AGTCTTTGTGGGGACTTGGAATGTTGCTGGAAAGTCTCCCATAGGAAGCTTGGCGGTGGATTTGGATGAGTGGCTGAATCTTAAGGATGCGGCAGACATGTATGTTCTTGG ATTTCAGGAGATTGTGCCTTTGAAGACCCGAAATGTAATTGGAGCCGAAGACCCAACCGAAGCAAGAAATTGGAACCTGCTGATAGGGAAAACTCTCA AACGATATGGGTGCCCTTGGTTGA CTATATGGCATCCGATTCCAAGTGAGAACTACCACTAT ACGTCAATGAGAGAGCAATCAAGAAGCCAACATGAAAACCCAAAGGGGGTCAGCAAGTACAAGCTAATGGCAAGCAAGAAGATGGTAGGAGTGTTCATTAGTGTGTGGATGAAAAGTGACTTGGTCAGCAAGTATTACATTTCAAATGTTAAAGTTTGTTCAGTGGCCTGTGGCATCATGGGTTATTTGGGAAACAAAGGTTCGGTTTCAGTGAGCATGACAATCGAAGGAACTAGTTTCTGCTTTGTTGTTGCCCATTTGGCTTCCGGTGAGAAGAAAGGAGATGAAGGCAGAAGGAACCATCAAGTCTCAGAGATTTTTAGGCGAACGTCCTTCCCTCGATCTCCTGCAGATGATGATATCCCTCATCCTCTCACCATCTTAGGACACGA TCGGATATTCTGGTTTGGGGATCTCAACTATAGGCTATACTTGGAGGACAATTCAGCCAGGCAGCTGATAAAGAAACTAGACTGGAGAGCACTGCAAGAGTTTGATCAGCTTCGTAGGGAACGAGAATATGGTGGGGTATTTCAGGGATGGGATGAGGGAGCTATAGAATTTGCACCAACCTACAAGTATTCTTCATCCAATTGCAATCGCTACTCAGGTGGGGTTCCAAGCAGATCAGGAGAGAAGCAAAGGACTCCAGCATG GTGTGATAGAATTCTGTGGTACGGAAAGGGGTTGACACAGCTTTCCTACTTCCGTAGCGAGAGTAAGTTCTCTGACCATCGGCCCGTCTCTGCCCTCTTCTCTACACAGGTAGAAGTAGTGAACTCTACTAATCCAAGAGTGGTTTCAAGGCATACCATTCTTCCCACCATACCACCTCCTGTTGAAACC GAGCAGAGCAACCATGATGAGGCCGAATCTACATTGATATCATTGATCATAAAGGATTTAGAAGCATCACCAACACATAATACAAGATGTATAGAACAAATAGATGACAGTGATTGCAGCTAG
- the LOC18783206 gene encoding uncharacterized protein LOC18783206, with amino-acid sequence MEMGKESERVTKERELQEYIVHTVLFTAGAAVLMACLQRVILTVFLMEQWRAWVFLVLNLILLAILFTPISSTSNFDQNQQCSSNNSNAEVVENIEPKNKRREYYRCPSSEQAVEEVKECDEEICKKRSTSVENEEEGFEDQTEEVSKEALNERVEAFIVMFRQHLVSDARNESRWKQVL; translated from the coding sequence atgGAGATGGgaaaagagagtgagagagtaacaaaggagagagagcttcaagAGTATATTGTGCACACAGTTTTGTTCACTGCAGGAGCAGCTGTGTTAATGGCGTGTTTACAACGTGTTATATTAACGGTGTTTCTCATGGAGCAATGGCGGGCATGGGTTTTCCTTGTGCTCAACCTCATCCTCTTAGCCATTCTCTTCACTCCCATTTCTTCCACCTCAAATTTTGATCAAAACCAACaatgcagcagcaacaacagcaaTGCAGAAGTGGTCGAGAATATTGAACCGAAAAATAAGAGAAGGGAATATTACAGGTGCCCGTCATCAGAACAAGCAGTTGAAGAAGTTAAAGAATGTGATGAAGAAATATGTAAGAAGAGATCGACGAGTGTCGAGAATGAGGAAGAGGGTTTTGAAGACCAGACAGAGGAGGTTTCCAAGGAGGCCCTGAATGAGAGAGTGGAAGCTTTCATTGTGATGTTCAGGCAGCATTTGGTGTCGGATGCAAGAAATGAATCAAGGTGGAAACAAGTTCTTTGA
- the LOC18782063 gene encoding polyamine-modulated factor 1-binding protein 1 isoform X2, with product MAGSDPRKHLFNLIHDFASEKSHGERRVVGLRKRIEELRSELEVANAELEEAKRSKETIEQDLKGYEVELHMNEATIQTLESRISLTQDEISTVGSDLDALKNKKGASRDEFISQMFEINTQIRKFQESIARKIDKLLYNGSTEEEDPKLVKEEVTEGALSTLEDMLAGVISQTTEVEEEFKSEQNIEKQVQQALIDCERKVFLMEEMLEATKALQDLTRLLNWNRFVLPLVRSCRGDAYVPVVI from the exons ATGGCGGGAAGTGACCCACGGAAGCACCTCTTCAACTTAATTCACGATTTCGCCTCCGAGAAGTCGCACGGAG AGCGAAGAGTGGTAGGTCTGAGGAAGCGAATTGAAGAGCTCCGATCTGAGCTAGAGGTTGCAAATGCAGAGCTCGAGGAAGCCAAGCGCAGCAAGGAAACTATTGAGCAAGATCTTAAAGGATACGAAGTTGAATTGCATATGAATGAAGCTACGATTCAAACGCTAGAG TCAAGGATTTCTCTGACTCAAGACGAGATTTCCACAGTCGGATCGGATTTGGATGCTCTTAAG aacaaaaaaggggCTTCGCG AGATGAGTTTATAAGCCAAATGTTTGAGATCAACACTCAGATAAG GAAGTTCCAAGAGTCAATTGCTCGAAAAATTGACAAGCTCTTGTACAATGGAAGTACAGAAG AAGAAGATCCCAAACTAGTGAAGGAGGAGGTTACTGAAGGTGCTTTAAGTACACTTGAAGATATGCTTGCTGGTGTAATATCTCAGACAACTGAAGTGGAAGAAGAATTCAAATCAGAACAGAACATTGAAAAGCAG GTCCAGCAGGCGCTGATTGATTGTGAAAGGAAGGTATTCTTGATGGAGGAGATGTTAGAAGCAACAAAAGCATTGCAGGACTTGACAAG ACTTCTGAATTGGAACAGATTTGTGCTACCGTTGGTGAGAAGTTGCAGAGGAGATGCATATGTCCCAGTTGTCATTTAG